AGTCTCGCTAAAAGGTGATTTGCAGTGCTCTTAGTTTCATGAGTCTCGCCAAAAGGTTAGTCTCACCCACGGATGGAAACCATGGGGAGCATattgtttttcctttatttttaacTGATCTTCTCAATCATCAAATTTGGAGCAGCACATGgcaaaatcaaattttgaaacgTTAACTCGAGTATCAGGAATCAGGAATAAGGTTGATGAATTCTGAATCAGGTGAAGTTGCAGGAACTAAAAAGCTATTACCAAACGATCCTCCCTCCCGGAAAAAATGACTCATCATGGCAAATTTAAATCTTACTAGCTGTTTCTTGAACTCTGTTCTTTCCAGGTTGGCATCCATCCGATAAAGAAACATAGTCATTATCCGAATTTCCATTTCAACCATGGAGCTGCATATCCAACAGGGTTAACGCTATTAATCTATATAAGTTgtcatgttgttgttgattgtaGTTTGATTGCTATTGGATAATTGCCTCTAATTTTCTTCTCATGATGcaagtttttgatttttctttgtgttCTTAGTCAAAATTGTTCTATCAGCTCAATCCAGACTTCTCTCTTTTGAAAGTATTACCTGCACACTTAACATTTGTTGAGAAACCACTGTTTATGACTTGTAGAGAAGAAATTCCAATCGTGGGTGGACTTTCTACTAATTACAGTTTGGTGTGGGTGTAGAGTGAAAGGATTGGCCTGCCTGTTAGGCTATTACTTCTGTCAGCAAACAACTCATGTATTTTATTAGTTCTTTCATCAAGATTGTTCTGTTAATAAGCCTAGTTTTCATTCGTGTGAAAGCTACAGCATATGCTTGGGCTATTGTCTTTCTACATGTATTATGGGCATAGGAATGATCTCATTCTTGTCTGGAACATAGCTAGCTACTTGCTTCTTACCTGTGGTGCCATTTACATTATATCAGTAAGTTCACAAAACCATCACGCTGCTACATGGCAATGACTTGTCTGCTAGTGTCCATACTACTGTAGCTTGTAGTTGATAATTGATATGACACAATACCTCAGAGTATGATGTGCCCATCCTTGCTTCTTTCATTCCAACTCACCTCCCATAGAGGCAGATAAATGTCAATATCATTAGGAGATTGTCTTTACCTTCAGACAGGAGAAGTCGTTTCAAGAATGCAAGCAGTGAGCACTTGGTAGGCTATCAGAAGCTATGCCAACTAATATTCATCTAGTGGTGTTAACCATCATTTATTTGCATGTCCAAGTGCGGATTTAAGTGTGTTAACTTGGCCTCCATGACATATATTGTGCTGTTAAAGATTACTGTTTTTTGTTTGAGCATCTTCATTATGTAGCATTGCTTTTAACTTCAATTATGTCATATGTAAGCATGTTGTGGATGCATACCTCCTATTAGAAGAGTAAGAATATTTCTGCATACCTGCTATAAGAAGATTATTTGAGAAATTCTTTTAGCATTGCTTTTAACTTCAATTATGTCATATTTGCTGAACTATATATGTGTTTGTGCAGTAAAAGCAGCGGATGCGGCCAAATACATTATCACTCATCTGCAGAAGCTAAAAGTTTTAGTAGTCTAGTGTGAAGAACTTAGGCAGCTTAATTATATGATTCTTTGCTGTGAAGATCTACATTTCTTATATCCTGATAGGAGGATATTTTGCTGCACAGTATCATTAGTTGGAGATGGGTTGGACAATAACATAACATTGGATGACTCTAACTATATCTACAAAGATGAGTTGACAATTCAGTTAACTGGAGTTCTGGCTCACAACACAACAGTTAATCATAAATTTCACTTAATTGGAATTCCATGGCTCATCATAACTCCGAATCATAAAGAACAAAATCTGAAAGTAAAGACTCTAACTATATATACAAAGAGCAAAAACTTAACGAAAAATCTGCATTCAACTGCATACTCAATAAGTAGAACAATTCATATATAATGTAATAATTGTACAAATGAACAGATAATTTTAACGAAAAGAAAATTCCAAAAGTTTAACCATACACAATTTATAAACTTTCTAATATACTTTACATGGCAGAACTAATAATATGTAGAGTCAAAAACAGGATGTTGACGAAAACAAAAAGCTGAAAGTTAAATGCTGCATTTTGATAGAAGACTGATTGCTCGTTCACCAAGTTGGAGCAAATGCTGATCATCAAATATGATTTTGGCCTCTGAATGTCTTAGTAAACCACATATGATTGAGGAATGAGGACGTTTTATTTTATGGACAAATAATTGCTCCACCTCTACCCCTTAAAATGCAGCTCTAAAGCCAGCATAGTTGCTCCACAGCCATGAATCACCTCTAAGCGTCCATTAAAACCACCGTTAAAGTGCATCAACCCACCACGACAACAAATAAAGAGTATGCATataaaaaatcacttaaaactgCATAAAAGAAATTCACAAGGCAGCAAAAAGTCATCTGTTAAATTCCAAAAGCGCAACCTATAAATTTGCATCTTACCAACTACAACACTTAGTTTTTTAACAGAATCGCATCATGATTGATAAAGAAAATATGAAGTTGCATAGGTAGAGTCATTTCACCATATAACATATAAAACGCAGAACATTGAAGCGATAGAAGTACAAAATATATAAGTGCAGAGCAAGACGCATTGCAGTAAGACCAATCAGggattcttttctttctttatgacTCTGCGAACCTTGTTGCTAGACAGTTGAGAATTGAAGTCATCATCTGCTGATGCCTTATTAGCGGATCTAGTTTTCTTGTCATATGTCTTCAAAGGGGATATTTTTGCATTGCAAGCATCTCCATCGTCTAACACCGACGATCCACTTTCTGATACACTTTTCTCAATGGGAGTTTGCAAAACAGACTTCAGCTGACTTTCGGCCATAAGATCCTTTGAAAAAACAAAACAATTTAATAGCAGTTGCAGAACCAATAAAAAATGGGGTAAAAGTTTTAATTTCATGAAATTTACCCCGAAAAGCTTATCTCCACTTGAGCTTTGTCCATCCAAAAAATGTGGATCctgttaaagaaaaataaaaaagaacgaTCATCCTATAAGTGGAAAAGTatttatacataaattatatatgaTGAGGTTTATATTTTGTCAAAAAATTTACATTCATATTGTCTTCGAATAAAGTATGGTCGTATTCCTTTAGAAGGTCATCATCATCAGTAAACTTAAGAACTTTGTAGACTTCGACCTGCGACTCAATATTCTCTTGCTTAACAATAACCTTGAACATGAATTTTTTATAAAGAATATCGTCCATTTCACTTGGATAAGAACAGTCAGCATTCGCAAGTGAAGTCTGCACCAAATTTCATAAGTTAGAAATATATTTATGGTTAATCAAATTAAATTTAGTAGTATACCTCAACTAATCTTTCCTTAAGTTCTTTTGCGGACTTCCCTATAAGTTGCATAGCTTCGCGATTCCAAAGCAACAATGAGATAAAAGCGGTTCCATCCATAACACGAACTTGAAGCCTATACCTGCAACTCAATTTTTATTAACCTTATGCATATTTTTTTATAGATATAAGATTTTAAAAATTTCACTAAATAGTACTAACCTGTGAGTAACAGAAGACTCTTCTTCATTGCATTTGGCATAAAAGTATTTATTTCCAACTTTTTCCACCTTTCGACTACACTTGTTGCATGCCAAGTATGACCATCCCCGGTCAAGTTCCAAATTAACAAATTTTGCTGCAATCTAATAGCTGGATTCCTAttgagtaaaaaataaataattattgtaAATGCAAAATAGATAACATAAGGTAAATATAATTGATAAAGTAAATTAAACTCACTTGCGTGCACTGAACTAAATCCCTAATAGTTTTAAACAGTACAATTCCTTTGTCTAACTCATTTCTAACAGAGTAACTTTGTTGAGAACTTGTTCGAGTGATTCGCTCAATGTTTGATTGACGTGCTGCAAGTAATCTGCATAAGTCAAAAATTGTAATTTATAAATACTATTATTATATTTTCTGTACATATAGAAAAGGATTATACACTTCACAAACCTGGATTTAAATTCAATAGACTGTGGCAACATAGAATTTATCCATATCTTTGTCTGATACCAACAGCTACGCACTGAGTAATTACCTGTGTGTCAAAtgaaatatgaataaaaatttgaaatttaaaattatttatacagtaaaataaaaaaatacatgtAATTTATGGTAAACCTCGATATTTTTGAGGTTTCATATGCGGGAAAACAACAATCAAAGGCTCATCGGCAGATTCATTCAAGTGATGTTGAATTTGATCCACAAGTTCGCTCCATAATGTTGCCATAATCCTGTTCCTCCTATACGTTTTATGGTAAGGTTAATAAACACATATATATGTAATCTATCAATaaagtattttttctattttaaaaGTACTTACTGATCATCTTCGAGTACAACATTAATAAGGAAACTTTGGTCGTCTCCTTGATTGTAGGTCTTAACATCTTCATAGGTCACAACCTGACCAACAACATCTATAAATATAAAAGTTAGTGACATACTTTAAGAAATAACATTTTTAACttcatttaaaatttaaaaaaatattaccgAGTAATTCTATCTCATCGACATCATGTTCATTTGTTAGTTGGTGAAAAGGGCGCAAGTTAAAGATGTTCATATGAAATGAAGGATCATTTGTTTCCTCGACAAATGTCTTTTGAGTAAATGTCAGCTTCAACTTGTGTGTCGTAGTCCTCAACTTCAAATTATTTGGTCCGACTACAAAGTAGTTCATACGATATAAGCGAAGTTCATGTATCTTGTTCCTAAAAAACTTAAGAATATACTTTCCGATTGTAGCATGTATACGATCACCCTGCAAATTCAGATTCATTATTAGTGCACAATTATGAAGCCAACAAATGTAAGCGCGTATATACTTTCATCACTGTGTAAAGTTGTTAAAAGATGTAATGTCAAAAACCAGAATGCTACAGTTGTTGTATATCAATTATGAAGGCAACATTAGCAgaaacaaagctgaaaattgcaTATATAAACGTAGTTTGTATATGTTCATCCGATGATCGTGTAACCAAGGCAAGCAGTAGCTAATATTTGCCGAACTTATATATTTTGAACAATAGTTCTTTAATAGCAGAACAATTCCTCTGTTATTTTGAACAATAAATCTATTATTATGTACAAAGATGCAACTTACCTGATTGTTAATATAAGGACAATCACTGTGTAAAGGTATACTCAACATTCGAAGTGAAAAACGAAATGACACAATGGATTCCAGATCAGTTAAAGATCTGTTGATATGGAAGTCAAATTATTTAAGTAATGCATCAGAAGGAATTTTCATATGGAATGCGACTACATTAGTAAGTTTAAAACTATGAAAAAGTTGAATATGTTACCTTAGAATCTTGTAAAACCAATTCAATTGAAAACGGTATTTGCGGGTTAAAGCGATCCGACATTATCCACATTCGAACCACTCTAACTTTGAGATTCCATTGCATCGAGTTGGATGATATTTGTTTGATATCATGAATTTGTGTGGTCATActtgcaaagtaattgcaatcAGACTGTAGTAGATGAAatatgaagttgaaaaggttttgAAAATATAAAGCACATAAATCATGGAGTTATAGATGTGTATATAAATTTGGGATTTTTCAGTTGGAAGAGCACGTTTGAGACCACGAGCAGTCGTGGGATAATGGAGATTGTTTTGCGTTTGAGATGCCGACTGTTTTGTTGGAATAACTGATATTATtcctcctttttttaaaaaaaacgtaGGTATTAAGAATTTTAAAAAAGTAATTGCAAATTGTGGATGGTAGTTACAGAGTAAAACACGGGAACTTACAAAGTGGAGGAATCTTTTCCTTGATTTTAATAACAGCAAGTTTAATTAAAGGGAACAAATTCTGGAAACCAAAAATCGTGGGATGAATGTGGGAGTATTAACTGTTCTGATTTTGCTGATTTGTAGAGAtacatgttgttttgtttttaataACAACCACGTTAATTAAGGGGAAAAAATACCGAAAAGCTAAAATCGTGGGAGGATTGGCAAAGATATGAGTATTGGCTGgttatttcaattttttttgctGATTTAGCTGATTTGTAGGTAGAAGAAAAAAACTCCAACTTTTTTGAAGAGTTGTCTTAATTTATTACATATGTTACCATAACGGGTGTTCCACTTGAAAGCCTTGCTCGTGTTATTCTATATAGATAGATTTACAACTACAAATCAAAGGGGTTAGGGATGGTTGTTCAAAGTACAATCACACGTAGAGTTTTGTTTTAAAGAGGTTAGGCATTTTCGTAATTAAATCGAAAGTCAGGGGTGATAATAATGACTTACAGGTGTCCTATTGGAAACACCACGTGGCTTTAATTTTTGTTCACCCTTATGGCTTCTCTTCCATCCGATGAAAGCTACCATTTCAGAGCCCATCCCTCTTCCTGGtaagttgttctttttcttcttcctctttcccTTTTgctcttattttaattttttgatttctttttcaaCTCTCTTGATATATTTGGGGTCTTTTGAAGATGGTCACTGTATTTTTATACACAGTAAAATTCGAGCCCTAATTCATTCTTATGATGTTATCTTTCTAACGATTCTTCTTCCTCTTATCTCTCGAATGGGTTATCTTTTGGTGATTTCTCTCTTTAATTTCATTCTACTGTCTTTTTTGTTGCAATTTTTTGGGTTTTGGAACTTAGAATATGATTGGTTTGAACCCAAATGGGTCTAACTACAAGAATCGTCTTTCCTCTTCACTCCCAAGACTCTTGCTAGGATTGTGGATGTATgttttcctccttttcttttttatttcctcTGTTTTTCTCATTTTATGCTCTGCATTTCTTTGGTTGATTTGGGAATAAATGCTAATTttagattattattatttttgcatGTTTTGGATAATAGCAGATTAGCTCTCAATTTATTGTTCTTTTCGTAAATTTGTAAAATGGTAAATATAACTTCAGAAATTTTCCATATGTGTGTCTGCATAAGCCACTACGTATCAAGTTATTTCCTTGCAGTGCCTCAAAACCTTGGGCGTGCTCTCTGCTTCTCTTCTATGTTCATCTTGGTATGAATTTTTGGCTCTCTTTTTCTGTCTTGGTTTACTTACCCTGTCACTGTTTCTCCCTCCGTCTCTCTGATCTTGCTGATTGATAAGTTGGTATGAGATTTGTCAGCATCTTCACCATATATAATTCCGTTATTTTTGGTTTTATCTCCTCATCTTATTCTTATTAATTATTTTCTAATTAATTAGATTCCACTGTTTTCATCTGCATTTCTTGATTTGGGTAAAACTGTATTGGGTTTTGGTTATTTTTTGAATggttaattttcttttaatgttaATGATTTAACATCGAGATTTAAAACAGATACTTCTATGTTGCATGGTTACAGGGAAAAATTGTATGAAATTGAGGGAGAATTCAGAACAGCAATACAAACCGTGGTCCTAATCGAGAaagaccaacaacaacaacaacaacccagtatactcccacaagtggggtctgggagggtaatatgtacgcagaccttacctctagcccgaggggcagagaggctgtttccaggagaccctcggctcaagaaagcaacaagagacgttatattagtactatcaatagactcataataaaataacataaaataacataaaatccataacataacataaaataacaaaataacagcaatataagaaatataggaaatacgagaaagatgtaaagTATACTAATAACCaacagataaagcccatcatcagtagctgatcagtagcattctaagactaactcctaactggctagtgtCACTCTAGTGcgttgtagaaatattcacaatttccccataacctacaaccttaatgctcgaccttcaCAATTCCCTgttaagggtcatgtcctcagtaaccctaagtcgcgtcatgtcctgcctgatcacctctccccaatacttcttaggtctccctctacctctcctcgtacccaccataGCCAGTCGCttacacctcctcaccggtgcatcagtgttcctcctctgaatgtgcccgaaccatccgagtcttgcttcccgcatcttgtcctccatgggggccacacccaccttctctcgaatatcttcattcctaatcttatccctccttgtatgcccgcacatccacctcaacatcctcatctctgcaactttcatcttctggatgtgtgagttcttaaccggccaacactcggtcccatacaacatggcaggcttaaccactgctctataaaatttacctttcagtaacggtggcaccttcttgtcacataggactcccgtcgctaacctccacttcatccaccccacccctatacggtgtgtgacatcctcgtcgatccccccggtcccctgaataactgacccaaggtacttgaaactacccctcttagggatgacttgagaatcaagcctcacttccactcccgcttccgtcggctcggccccaaatttgcactcgaggtattccgtcttcgtcctgctcaacctaaAACCTTTTgactcaagggcatgtctccaaacctctagcctctcgcttacgccgcgtcgtgtctcgtcaattaggactatgtcatccgcGTCGAGAAAGACCATGAAGCGAAAAAGGAGCTTATGGCTAAAAAATTTGTAAGAAAGCTTGAAATGTTACTATTCCTTGGACGGAAGTAATCTATTGTCTTTAAGGAGGTAATTATACCGCTTTATAAGATTTATAGTCTAACTTATGTGGTTGGTGCATTTCTTTGGAGGAACAAAAAATTTTAAAGAGCCATTTTTATTCAATAACTATTGTTACTTCAACTACTTTGATTTGAGTCTTCAAGTCTGGTGAATTGTACATGAACGACGTGTCTTTTAATTTGTAGCACCAAGTTGATAGATTTCATAAGGCGTCTGCTTATGGTTATTAGGTTGTTaaaaatgatatatatatatatatatatatatatatatatatgtagatttCATAGGTGGTTTATTTTAGCTACTAGGCTATAAAAGatgacatttaaaaaaaatatataacaaaTTTGTAGATGTGTACTGTAACAGCCAGTTGATGCATAGAGACAAAGAGGATCTTTTGATAAGTTAGAGATTAAGAGGATTAAGGAgataaaagaggagaaaaaaataagagaaagggATCACTATATAATACAAATTTATTTTATTAACCAAAACCTGCTGAAGAAACTTGACGATTAAATATTCTTTTTTTTCCAGTATCTAATGGTGCATGGTATCCATATGGAGCAATAAAAAACATTGACGGAGAAGGTATATACTGTAGTTGTTCCAAAGGGAGTATGTGGCTATAAAAGGCATTGAAAACATCGGTGCCAGATACCCTGTTACTACATCAGTTAATGAAACATTATGTTAACTATGAGGTAGAATTATAGAACTGTGGATTGCAAAATGGTTTCTTAGAGGCCAAAATAGGTCTTAAATTCATTTGAAAAAAAAGATGGATTTGTCCTTTGAAATTTTTTTAGAGTTGGGAAGTTAACTGTTAAGAGCAAATTTTCTATTAAGAGTAACAAGATGATTCTTTTCCAAAGTACTAATTTTATTAAGAGAATGTCAAttgtttttttcaaaattacTGTATTTTCAACTAAAGCAACAAGATATAGTCAACCCCTAGAAGGAAAATAATGACGTTAGACGTACTTCAACAGAGGTACAActtaaatgatttcaaaatacttTTATTGACTGATTCTTGTTACAGTTGATCTAATATGATAGTTCATAGTGTGTGCTGCTTTAGAAGACAACAATTCCTTCTTGATTTGAGATATAATTTACTACATCTTTGGCTGCAAGTTCATCAGAAAATAGGGACAATTTAGAGATTATGCTTGCTGGTTTATCTTGTGCTTCACCTCCTTAATATCATTCTGCTTTGGTTTTCCATCTTTATCGAAGTTACCTGGACTTGAAATATTGTTTCTCTGTTCCTTTGTCGTTGCTGGTAGTTTAAAGTCCACTGTATTTCTTGGATCCAATGTTCATCTCAATATTGAAATGGAACTATGCTGCACTACTTTTGCCCCTCTCCTCCCATAAAAATGGGAGAGAAGAAAAGGACTATTCTTATATAGAAAGTAggagggaaagaaaatgaaaaatatgTGTCTAAAAGTTGAGATAATTGACTGTAGTAAAATATTGTAAACAACTCTCTTCCTTGCAAGTGACAGTTAATCAGGGAATCAATATGATATACTAAAAGCTGAATTGAGAAATTATCCTTTTAGTTCATTCATAAGATGTTTGATATTTGTTTTCAGGAATCCTCACTGACATCTCTTGCTCATGGATGGCAAGTGATAACGGAAGAGCTTTTTTTAAGCATTGGCAATTTGAATACATCAacctaaaagaagaagaaacagagAAGAAAAAATATTGACAATATGGAGTTGGACATGTGGGAACATGTAAATAGGTACGCTGATAATATAGCTATTCTATATTTTTGTTTGGTGTTATAACTCATAGTGATTTTCCTGTAAATATGCTTGACTGATACATACTGAAATTTTGTAACTTGTGCACCATGATTGTACTATTCCCTGCATCCTATTTCATGTTTCAGACTTCCATGCAAGCATATAGAATATTATATTTTTATTGGAAATATTCGTTTGTATTAGACAACATTTTTCAGGCATTCCATCTCTATCAGTAATCAAATAAGTTTTGTAAAGGGACCGAAAGAACTAAACAGAAGTATTCTTCCACCAGCGCTAATACACTACAAGGTGTTCTGCCCATGTTTGTTCACTCCAAGgactatatatatgtgtgtgtgtgtgtgtgtgtgtgtatttgtcAAGAAAGTTTATAAAAAAACTCAACCCAAGGGGGCATCTTACAACTGAAACACTGCATATAAATCTGAATGAAATTTGAGATATGGTCAATTGATGCTCCTGATAACTATAACTTATAAATCTTCCTCATTTAAAACTCATAATTTCAATTTCTTTTACACCCAAAATTAATTTTCTTGAATTTTGGTACTACATAGGTGATTTTACTAGATTGAGTTTCTGTTTGGCAATTTGAGGAAACTTAATATCGAGATAAATGTAGAAACAAATCATTCATTATCATAAAGACACATATATTATGCATTATAATACGTGTCTCCTTATTCATTTATACTGATTTACCTTTTCAGAAGCTAGAACCTGCGCCAAATCTTAGATAGATCAGTTTTCAGTATCCTCATCCTTAGTTTATTCTTCTCTGTGGGCTTCACCGGTCTAATAGTCAAATTTCTAAATTTGAGTTTTAAGTTCTCTATGGTTTGAGGCATTGAGCATTACTTTTTCCAGTTCAAGCTTGATTCTGTTCAACTGTATAGTTTCAGGCATACAGAATGTATAACTCCAATATGAGAAAGGGATATCCATTGATCCATTCTAGGGAGGGAAGGAGGGAATAGTGAAGACGTTCTGATTTGTTGGAGACAAAAAGAAGGATCAAAATGCATGAAGTTAATGAATCGTGCAATACAATAGAGACTTTTACAGATCACAAGAAAGGGCACAAACAAGTACCTACAGAGCAGCCTGAAAGATGATTCTTTCATCAGATGTTGCAGGGGTAATGTAAGGGATCATATGTTGAACACCTGAAGTGGACATTTTGTGCATCAAAGACGGAGGTAAT
The Nicotiana sylvestris chromosome 11, ASM39365v2, whole genome shotgun sequence DNA segment above includes these coding regions:
- the LOC104241705 gene encoding uncharacterized protein isoform X1, with the translated sequence MIGLNPNGSNYKNRLSSSLPRLLLGLWIASKPWACSLLLFYVHLVSNGAWYPYGAIKNIDGEGILTDISCSWMASDNGRAFFKHWQFEYINLKEEETEKKKY
- the LOC104241705 gene encoding uncharacterized protein isoform X3, coding for MASLPSDESYHFRAHPSSCASKPWACSLLLFYVHLGILTDISCSWMASDNGRAFFKHWQFEYINLKEEETEKKKY
- the LOC104241705 gene encoding uncharacterized protein isoform X2, whose translation is MASLPSDESYHFRAHPSSCASKPWACSLLLFYVHLVSNGAWYPYGAIKNIDGEGILTDISCSWMASDNGRAFFKHWQFEYINLKEEETEKKKY
- the LOC104225267 gene encoding replication protein A 70 kDa DNA-binding subunit B-like, with translation MSDRFNPQIPFSIELVLQDSKGDRIHATIGKYILKFFRNKIHELRLYRMNYFVVGPNNLKLRTTTHKLKLTFTQKTFVEETNDPSFHMNIFNLRPFHQLTNEHDVDEIELLDVVGQVVTYEDVKTYNQGDDQSFLINVVLEDDQRNRIMATLWSELVDQIQHHLNESADEPLIVVFPHMKPQKYRGNYSVRSCWYQTKIWINSMLPQSIEFKSRLLAARQSNIERITRTSSQQSYSVRNELDKGIVLFKTIRDLVQCTQIAAKFVNLELDRGWSYLACNKCSRKVEKVGNKYFYAKCNEEESSVTHRYRLQVRVMDGTAFISLLLWNREAMQLIGKSAKELKERLVETSLANADCSYPSEMDDILYKKFMFKVIVKQENIESQVEVYKVLKFTDDDDLLKEYDHTLFEDNMNDPHFLDGQSSSGDKLFGDLMAESQLKSVLQTPIEKSVSESGSSVLDDGDACNAKISPLKTYDKKTRSANKASADDDFNSQLSMVEMEIRIMTMFLYRMDANLERTEFKKQLVRFKFAMMSHFFREGGSFGNSFLVPATSPDSEFINLIPDS